The window TGTGTCATTTACCTCTCCCTATTCATGCTGTCATCCTATGTGCTTATTTGATTTGATGCTCAAAATTAAGATACCATTTGGTTCTGTCGCAGGACATGAAAGATGGAGATAGTGGGACAATAGAGAGCCGTCTCCTGTGTCCAAAGTATAgaaattaacttaaaaattatATCGAGACAGAAAATTGTCATGAAATGGACAATTTCAAGTTTTTGTCTCCATACTCCTATCCACACATGATTTTGTCCGTAACATCTATGTCTCCTCTATCTCACGACAATAACCAAAGTCTGCCCAAGTGTTTCATGCATGCAAAGACACTTGAGTGAATTCGTGCAATGATTTGAACTTTAATTTATTGCTTGAGTTGTATGTAGAATGCGTGGTTGTTGCTGTTCTAGTCCTTGTGATGTTTACCTTCAGCATTCCCATTCCCGTGGTTTTTTTTAGTAGTTGCCTTTTTGCTTAACATCTTCCTGTGACATTGGCATATGCTCCCTCTTTTCATATTGATGGTCCAACTGATTCTTTATGGCAGGAAGCGTTTGTTTAGCTTGATCAATGATCTTCCAACTGTTTTTGAAGTTGTAACTGAAAGGAAACCAGTAAAGGACAAGCCAGCTGCAGACAGTGGAAGCAAATCGCGGGGCAGCACAAAGGTTAGCAATCCCTTGTCTTTCTTATTTTTGGTTGAATCATCAGCAGTTAGTTGGATAATACTCAAAAGTTTGGTAACTAAAATAAATTTGTTTTGTTGCTTTCAAAGATATTAAACTTTTGAAAAGAAGAGATATAGagcaaaaaaagatgaaaagaaacTGAAGAGAAGATAAATCTTCATTTTGTCTCCTATTACTTAGATGAAGagacataataaaataaaaaatatttctctcTTGTTGGTTGAAGAGAAAGTAAGAGGAAAGAAATGAAAATCATATTAAATGGTCATTTATCATTACTTGAATGAAGATAGAAGTAAACATAGAGATAATGTTGTTTATTGCCTTTCCAAATTAAACCACTCTTTCTCTCTAGTTTTCTCTCCAAAAGTGAGAGAACTTTTTGTTGAGCTTAACacctactcttttctttcttcgatTTAGTTGTCGCATCTAAGCAAGAGAGAATAGTAAGAGAAAATAGTAAAATCCACCCGTTTTCTATATTCTCATtatctttctctctaatttttcaTCAAAAAAGCAAAGGGTAAGAGTATCTCATAAATCAAATAGAATTATTTACTCGCTTATTTATGCTAGTTTCTTGTGGTTAACTCTCAGAAGCAGCTCTGAGTACAGGCAAATTGTAATCtatgacaaaaaaattttttgtggaTCTTAATCTAGTTGCTGATCTAAGTTAAGAATCTATCAAGCCtcacttttttctctttttgcaaCTCAAGTCTAGGAGTATAAAACTGAACAGAGTTTCATTGGACTTCATCTTTTACTATTTAACCACTGTGTTTCCATGTTATTGCTACACTAGTACAAATAATACTTCTGGTCTATAATATCTATCACTTTAAAAATTTGGTGCATCAATAATAACTCACTGCATCTAGATACAAATTGCGTTCGGATGCATTATATTATGAATGTTCCGAAGTGGCAGATATTGTGGAACAAAAGGGGAGTATAAGACTTTGAATCAAAGTCTGCCCTTGTGGAACAAAGTTTGTGCCTTTGAATCAAAGCTTTATGATGCAATTGTTGTACACTTCTGCAGAGATCAAGTGACGGGCAAGTCAAAAGCAACCCGAAGTTCGATGAGGGTTATGAGGAGGAAGACGACGAGCACAGCGAAACTCTTTGTGGGAGCTGCGGCGGAAACTACAACGCGGACGAATTTTGGATTGGGTGCGACATATGCGAGAGGTGGTTCCATGGAAAATGTGTGAAGATCACACCGGCAAAGGCTGAGAGCATAAAGCAATACAAATGCCCATCATGCATGAGAAGGGGCAGGCCTTGATTAAGGACGCCATAAAAAAGGCAACATGTGAAAGTGAATAATAATGTTGAGTTTGATGCTGACAAAGATACTGTAATATTTGTTACATCTCTTGTAGAAGTTCATAATGTAATGGGGTATAGTATCTATGTCTGATGGAAAAAAATTTCAGAGACTAAGGTGATTTCTTCTACCAACCTGAATCCTTagtgtattttatatattttaaagtagAATAGAATACCATACATTCTAATTTGTCGATCAATTGATATTTGGTTTGAACTTGCGCATTATATTATTGTATGTCTAGAAGTAATTAGGGTAAATACACTGATCTTCTATATATGGTTATAAATATAGTTGTAACTTGTAAGTTGTCTCTTTCAATGGCAAAGAATGCCTTAGTTGTGGATACAAACTTCTTAGCTTGCATGAAGAATAACAAGTCTAAAGCATGTTAAATTATGTATAGAAGTATGTATGGATTTTGAGCCACCGGGTTTAGAATTATACAACTAAAGTTGGAATCTTCAATGTGGCAAATAAGCTTGCCAATATAGAGTTAATGACTGCAGTGACTACTTCTATTGGGAAGTCCCTCTTCCTGTGCTTGCTGACAAATTATTGTGTGATGATATGGGGGTTTCATTTTCAATGCCACTAAAAGACAAGTGACATTTTTTTTCCGATGAAATCACCGACATTTGAGCAAGACTACCCATATTCGGGTAAGAATCTTGCagcaaggattttttttttttttcattcaaaaacgTCAAACTCAACTTTTGGTTAAGGGACTAAAGTATCTAGTTATCTACTACTTTAATGGATCACACGTTGGTAGAAGACTTTTTTTTGGGTGAGGGGGGAGGGGTCAGGGACTCCGAAAACCAGAATACAGAACCTGGCTACGCAGAGCCTCTAAGCCTGTAAGTTCCCGCACAATCAAATAGCATAGGAAGATAGATCTCAGGGATAGGATGATCAAATAAATGCAAACCAATTCCAAGTTGATGTCCCTTTTTGGCCATGACGTCCGCACAAAAGTTTGCTTCACTGAGGGTATGGCATATACTCACATGATGGATTCGCCGGACCAGAATATTAATGTCTTGTAGTAGGGAATAGCACGGGTGCAACTGAGAGCAACCTTCTCGGACGAGCTTAATTGTCATTTGCAAGTCCGATTCTAAAATCACATCATTCATCTCATTAGCAGCTGCAATTTGGAGACCTTTAATAATAGCCCAAAGTTCGGCGTGCATGATCGAGCAATTTCCAAGATTACAAGAGAAACTCATGAAGCAAGTTCCCATAGAATCTCTGAGCACGCCCCCACACGCAACATTATTTGTCTGAGCAAAAATCGAACCATCcacatttattttaataatacccTCGTCAGGAGGGATCCATCTAATACATAACTCAGAGTTGGTGTTAATCGAGCATGGGATGACTTTTTTCCGGCACCAATTTGAAATCTCTTTGGCGCGAATCATAACAGAGGTAGCGACATCTTTTGGCATAGTGAATGAGCCTTCAAAAACAAACTTGTTCCGGAGATACCAAAGGAAGGAAACTCCAACACCGAAGGTAATGGGCCAGGAGTTCTTAGCTTCGAGGTTTGAGTATATCCAATCACGAATATCCAAGCTGAAGAAGTGTTGATTTCTCTAATGGGGTAGAAGAGCTCGCCAAACCAACCTTGCTGTAGGGCAATCCCTGACCGTATGTAAGACAGTTTCCTCATTGGAATTACATCTTGGGCAATCTGCTTCACTAGTCATGTTTCTCCTTCGTCGGTTGTGGTTAGTAAGAAGAGCATCATTAGCCAATAGCCACAGAAATGTTCTAATCCTCTCAGGCCCTTTCCAGTCCCAGACAAACTGAAACACGCGATCATTTTCAGTGAGATCCGTATTCAAAGCTTCATAAGCTGATTTCACAGTAAAGGTTCCATCTATACTTGGGTCCCAGGCAGCCTGATCGGCATTCTTCCACGGGGATGGAGGGGCCATAGCAGCAATCTTAGAAACCCAGTCCTCTGGGATCCATTCACGAATCTTTTCCAAGTTCCAATCACCTGAAACAAGGAGGAAGTAATTTAACATCGATTTATAATCATTGGGGTTAATTACCTTTTTTGAGTATTGGTCCAAAGGTCCTGCTTTTGTCACCCAATTGTGGTTCCAAAAGTTTATGCTTGTCCCATCACCAATACACTAAGCTGTGTTTCTCTCAACATCTTTCTAAGCTGAACAGACTCCTTTCCAtagatttgaatccttggttCTCCTCCTGATGTCAGGCATGATGTCATTACCGCATTTGTATTTAGTCCTCAACACCTTGGTCCAAAGACTATCTCTTTTTTCAACCAAACCCCAGCCAACCTTCATTATGAAAGCATGATTAAGGTTCTTGCATGCCTGATCCCCAGGCCGCCTTTTGCTTTCGGCATGTTAACTTTCTTCCAGCTAACCAAGTGGACCTTTTTGACATTCTCTGTTTCCCCCTATAGGAAGTTCCTGCATTTGGAATAATGATATTACAGGCAGATATAGGCAGAAAGACAGTTTGCATAATATAACTAGGTAAGGAAGTAAGCATAGATTTCACCAGGGTTGACCTCCCTGCCAAGGAGAGGGAAGATGCCTTCCAATTGTTCAAGCGCGATTGAAGCTTGATGATGATATCATTATAAGTATTTTTTGCGACTCTGGAGTGGAGGATCGGAACTCCTAGATATTTACCCAAGTCCTGCGTGATAGAGAATTAAAAGACCCTTCTAATGTCATCCTTGACAGTGtgaccaaaatttttgaaaaagaagatatgAGTCTTCTCCTTATTTACTTTTTGGCCAGAACTATCACAAAAGGCAGTTAACACTTTATTAATAATCTCAACCTATCCAACTAAAGCTTCTTCAAAAAGGATAAGGTCGTCCGCAAAGCAAAGATGTGAGAGGGATGGCCCCTTCTTACACAGTTTTATAGGTTTCCATACATCCATTTCCACTGCCACACTGATAAGTTGAGATAGGCGCTCAATACAGAGAACAAACAAGTAGGGTGAGAAAGGGTCCTCCTGCCGGATGCCTCTAGAGGGGGCGAACTCCTCTAAAGCTTCACCATTCCATAAAACCCTCATCCTAGCCGTCGAGATACAAGCATATATAATATTCACCATATACTCTGGCAGCCCAATATCTTGCAAGGTATCCTTGATAAAGCTCCACTTCAGCCTGTCATACGCCTTCTCTAAGTCGATCTTGATTGCCATCCAACCCTTCTTGCCTTTCCTATTTCGCATGCAGTTTATGACTTCCTGGGTGATAATAATATTGTCCGAGGTATCCTTCCTGGAACAAAGCTGCTTTGAGGGTCCGTTTGGGAAACTCCAaaagctactttttttttttagcttttgacttataaaaagttacattaatagtgtctggtataattttttagataaacttttaacttttcaaaaagttatttaagagcttttgaagaagttaaaaaatgtgacttctcctattttcaaaagctattttatcactcctatttaatgcacaactttaaaacaagaacttctataataaatttttaaacacaaaataacttatttaaaagttgttattaataaaagtccttatattttaagctccttttttaaaagaacttatttaaaaaGTTTAGCCAAACTAGCCCTGAGTCGGCTTCATCACTTTCTCCATGATTCCTCTTAGTCTCCTTGATAGGACTTTAGTAATGACTTTATAGGAGACATTGCATAGTGAGATAGGACGCATTTGCTTCAGGGATATTATAGGTTCGACCTTTGGAATAAGAGTGATAAGGGTCTCATTAATATTCCTGACCTCCGAAGGCTTGTTGAAAATTCTATCCACCAGTCTGCACAGGTCCGTTCCTACAGTATCACATTTCTTTTGATAGAATATAGCCTGGATTCCATCTTTTCCTGGGGCCTTGAGGCTCCCCATAGAGAACAGAGCACTCTTTATTTCCATCCAGGAGATGCTGCTTCCAATGCTTGCAAGGTCATTTGTATCAAGCGGTGGGAAGTAGTTTTTCAGAATAAAAGAGGTGT is drawn from Arachis hypogaea cultivar Tifrunner chromosome 12, arahy.Tifrunner.gnm2.J5K5, whole genome shotgun sequence and contains these coding sequences:
- the LOC112727994 gene encoding PHD finger protein ALFIN-LIKE 2, whose amino-acid sequence is MEMGSSPRTVEEIFKDYSSRRTAIVRALTQDVDEFYGLCDPEKENLCLYGHPNESWEVTLPAEEVPPELPEPALGINFARDGMNRRDWLSLVAVHSDSWLLSVAFYLGARLNRNERKRLFSLINDLPTVFEVVTERKPVKDKPAADSGSKSRGSTKRSSDGQVKSNPKFDEGYEEEDDEHSETLCGSCGGNYNADEFWIGCDICERWFHGKCVKITPAKAESIKQYKCPSCMRRGRP